From Cellulosimicrobium cellulans, the proteins below share one genomic window:
- a CDS encoding HelD family protein — MGRNDELRLEQEVVDTLYARLDELRAAARARLDGVRRSGPSGSPQNRSERDAFATLYEDRVAQLDAVEDRLAFGRLDLDDGARRYVGRIGLTDAEHTSLLTDWRAPAAQSFYRATAAHPDGVVRRRHLVTRGRDVTGLEDELLDLDAPEAVTGTTLSGEGALLAAMAAGRTGRMGDIVATIQAEQDAIIRSGLAGALVVQGGPGTGKTAVALHRAAYLLYAHRRVLERSGVLLVGPSHSFLRYIDQVLPSLGETGVVSTTIADLLPGVVADGAEDPRVARVKGRAVMARAVRRAVRARERVPAADVPVRLDGHDLLIRRRDVRDAIAKARRTHKPHNLARVTFVREMLSRLVDQYGRQLGEPLVGEDRALALEDLRSHRDVRVALNLAWLPLTPERLVEDLWTKPHRLAEAAPELSPADRRLLERPKGSPWTPADVPLLDEAAELLGEDDQAERAEAAARAAQRAQDLEYARQVLESSGAGGGIVGADVLAERFSASGPRLTTAERAAQDRTWAYGHVVVDEAQELSAMAWRMLVRRCPTRSFTVVGDVAQTSSLAGARSWKGMLDPVFRDAWRLAELTVNYRTPASVADAARRAALAAGLPVSPLTSARDVEDALRLVEATSADLLAQVRVEADAARAEFVAAETGRVAVVAAAPAVPALRAALGLEDAGPDAPLAVLDPVQVKGLEFDAVVLVEPAEVATGPSGASDLYVAMTRPTQRLVAVHARALPAGVAGPATGTSTTSTRRSARTSTEAGDGARVAR, encoded by the coding sequence GTGGGACGCAACGACGAGCTCCGGCTCGAGCAGGAGGTCGTGGACACCCTCTACGCGCGCCTCGACGAGCTGCGCGCCGCCGCCCGCGCGCGGCTCGACGGCGTCCGTCGGTCCGGCCCGTCCGGCTCGCCGCAGAACCGGAGCGAGCGCGACGCGTTCGCGACCCTGTACGAGGACCGCGTCGCCCAGCTCGACGCGGTCGAGGACCGGCTCGCGTTCGGCCGTCTCGACCTCGACGACGGCGCGCGCCGCTACGTCGGGCGCATCGGACTGACCGACGCCGAGCACACGAGCCTCCTCACCGACTGGCGTGCCCCCGCGGCGCAGTCCTTCTACCGCGCGACCGCGGCACACCCCGACGGCGTCGTCCGGCGGCGGCACCTGGTGACGCGCGGGCGCGACGTGACCGGGCTCGAGGACGAGCTCCTGGACCTGGACGCGCCGGAGGCCGTGACCGGGACGACGCTCTCGGGCGAGGGCGCGCTCCTCGCGGCCATGGCGGCGGGACGCACCGGGCGCATGGGCGACATCGTCGCCACGATCCAGGCCGAGCAGGACGCGATCATCCGGTCGGGGCTGGCGGGCGCGCTCGTCGTGCAGGGCGGCCCGGGCACGGGCAAGACGGCCGTGGCCCTGCACCGCGCCGCGTACCTCCTCTACGCGCACCGGAGGGTGCTGGAGCGCTCGGGTGTCCTCCTCGTCGGCCCGAGCCACTCGTTCCTGCGGTACATCGACCAGGTGCTGCCGTCGCTCGGCGAGACGGGGGTCGTCAGCACGACGATCGCGGACCTCCTCCCCGGCGTCGTCGCCGACGGCGCGGAGGACCCTCGCGTCGCGCGCGTCAAGGGCCGGGCGGTCATGGCCCGGGCGGTGCGACGCGCGGTGCGTGCCCGCGAGCGCGTGCCCGCGGCGGACGTGCCGGTGCGCCTCGACGGCCACGACCTGCTGATCCGGCGCCGCGACGTCCGCGACGCGATCGCCAAGGCCCGGCGCACGCACAAGCCGCACAACCTCGCGCGCGTGACCTTCGTCCGCGAGATGCTCTCGCGGCTCGTCGACCAGTACGGCCGCCAGCTCGGCGAGCCGCTCGTCGGCGAGGACCGTGCGCTCGCCCTCGAGGACCTGCGCTCCCACCGCGACGTGCGCGTCGCGCTCAACCTCGCGTGGCTGCCCCTCACCCCGGAGCGCCTCGTCGAGGACCTGTGGACCAAACCGCACCGGCTCGCCGAGGCGGCACCCGAGCTCTCGCCCGCCGACCGGCGCCTGCTGGAACGGCCGAAGGGCTCGCCGTGGACGCCCGCCGACGTCCCGCTCCTCGACGAGGCCGCCGAGCTCCTCGGCGAGGACGACCAGGCGGAGCGGGCCGAGGCCGCCGCACGGGCGGCGCAGCGCGCGCAGGACCTGGAGTACGCGCGGCAGGTGCTCGAGTCGTCCGGCGCGGGCGGCGGGATCGTCGGCGCGGACGTGCTGGCCGAGCGCTTCTCCGCGAGCGGCCCGCGCCTCACCACGGCGGAGCGCGCCGCGCAGGACAGGACGTGGGCCTACGGGCACGTCGTGGTCGACGAGGCCCAGGAGCTCTCCGCGATGGCGTGGCGCATGCTCGTGCGCCGGTGCCCGACGCGCTCGTTCACCGTCGTCGGCGACGTCGCGCAGACGTCGTCGCTCGCGGGGGCGCGCTCGTGGAAGGGCATGCTCGACCCGGTCTTCCGCGACGCGTGGCGCCTCGCGGAGCTGACCGTCAACTACCGGACCCCCGCCTCCGTCGCCGACGCCGCCCGCCGCGCCGCCCTCGCCGCGGGGCTGCCGGTCTCGCCGCTGACGTCCGCGCGCGACGTGGAGGACGCCCTGCGCCTCGTCGAGGCGACGTCCGCCGACCTCCTCGCCCAGGTCCGGGTCGAGGCCGACGCGGCGCGCGCGGAGTTCGTCGCCGCCGAGACGGGACGGGTCGCCGTCGTCGCCGCCGCGCCGGCCGTCCCCGCCCTGCGCGCGGCCCTCGGCCTCGAGGACGCCGGCCCGGACGCGCCGCTCGCGGTCCTCGACCCGGTCCAGGTGAAGGGGCTGGAGTTCGACGCGGTCGTCCTCGTGGAGCCGGCCGAGGTCGCGACCGGCCCGTCCGGCGCCTCGGACCTCTACGTCGCCATGACCCGCCCGACCCAGCGCCTGGTCGCCGTGCACGCTCGCGCGCTCCCGGCGGGCGTGGCCGGCCCAGCGACGGGCACGAGCACGACGAGCACCCGGAGGAGCGCGCGGACGAGTACCGAGGCGGGCGACGGGGCACGCGTCGCCCGCTGA
- a CDS encoding PP2C family protein-serine/threonine phosphatase yields the protein MTGTDRRVPARPSARGDEADARDQVLSGRAVLAPTDELRILLVEDDDGDAILVEELLSDGNLTVELDRATTLDAALEMLVSTHVDCVLLDLGLPDSVGLSAVERVRTGAHPPALVVLTGHSGIDLGVQAVAAGADDYLVKGEVDGDLLGRSVRYAVQRRMSVEQQRALYRSEVRAAETARLERALLPTPLVQDERLDVMVGYVPGGNGLLGGDFFDAVERPDGSVLCVIGDVAGHGPDEAALGATLRTAWRTIVLSDTQPDGILPLLERVLVPERARPEVFVTLCQVVVSADRRRAEVYLAGHLAPLLLRDTATEITPTARGRALGIPVQGGWTSQAVDLGERWALMLYTDGLVEATVAGPGGATGPRTRPERVGVEGLRRAVDSALEQGVEGVVERVFRRVRDLHGGPLADDAALLVIGWGGDEGTPGERTATLADSDEWAR from the coding sequence GTGACCGGGACCGACCGTCGGGTCCCCGCGCGACCCTCGGCGCGGGGCGACGAGGCCGACGCGCGTGACCAGGTGCTGTCCGGGCGCGCGGTCCTCGCCCCGACGGACGAGCTGCGCATCCTCCTCGTCGAGGACGACGACGGTGACGCGATCCTCGTCGAGGAGCTGCTGTCCGACGGCAACCTGACGGTCGAGCTCGACCGCGCGACGACGCTCGACGCCGCGCTCGAGATGCTCGTCTCCACGCACGTCGACTGCGTCCTGCTGGACCTCGGGCTGCCCGACTCCGTCGGGCTGTCGGCGGTCGAGCGGGTGCGGACCGGGGCCCACCCGCCCGCCCTGGTGGTCCTCACGGGGCACTCGGGCATCGACCTCGGCGTCCAGGCCGTCGCGGCCGGAGCCGACGACTACCTGGTGAAGGGTGAGGTCGACGGCGACCTCCTGGGCCGTTCGGTGCGCTACGCCGTGCAGCGGCGCATGTCCGTCGAGCAGCAGCGGGCGCTGTACCGGAGCGAGGTGCGGGCGGCCGAGACCGCGCGGCTGGAGCGCGCGCTCCTGCCCACACCGCTGGTCCAGGACGAGCGGCTCGACGTCATGGTGGGCTACGTCCCCGGCGGCAACGGCCTCCTGGGCGGCGACTTCTTCGACGCGGTCGAGCGCCCGGACGGGAGCGTCCTGTGCGTCATCGGCGACGTCGCGGGCCACGGCCCGGACGAGGCCGCGCTGGGTGCGACGCTGCGCACGGCCTGGCGCACCATCGTGCTCTCCGACACCCAGCCGGACGGCATCCTCCCGCTCCTGGAGCGCGTCCTCGTGCCCGAGCGCGCGCGTCCCGAGGTCTTCGTCACGCTCTGCCAGGTCGTGGTCTCCGCGGACCGCCGTCGCGCCGAGGTCTATCTCGCCGGGCACCTCGCCCCGCTCCTGCTGCGCGACACCGCGACCGAGATCACGCCCACGGCGCGTGGCCGTGCGCTCGGCATCCCCGTCCAGGGCGGGTGGACCTCCCAGGCCGTCGACCTCGGGGAGCGCTGGGCGCTCATGCTCTACACGGACGGGCTCGTCGAGGCGACCGTCGCGGGGCCCGGAGGCGCCACGGGGCCACGGACCCGCCCGGAGCGCGTCGGCGTCGAGGGCCTGCGCCGCGCCGTCGACAGCGCGCTCGAGCAGGGCGTCGAGGGGGTCGTGGAGCGGGTCTTCCGCCGCGTGCGCGACCTGCACGGCGGTCCGCTGGCGGACGATGCCGCGCTCCTCGTGATCGGCTGGGGCGGGGACGAGGGGACCCCCGGCGAGCGCACGGCCACCCTCGCGGACTCGGACGAGTGGGCACGGTGA
- a CDS encoding sensor histidine kinase, with protein MTPAASATTGAEHGGRHRAPTLRRRLGWALVVAGVILLGVLATSAIALSRVLTIQSEVTGPFFDAVTEADAAYVGLLDAEVAVRAFVATGDDTALEAYTRAVGTDAEGVVPDPTLVDRLGFDAELAALAGQSDASVRAWVADYAGPAIATTEDDGPGRVRAVDQAHGAELFAAARADTARYVDALRAERVERLDALDRWSRALFGSVLVLVGSALAVGIILWVCLKRWVTEPMAELAHRVRLVSSGSLDEPVVTSGPAEIADLAQDVEHMRVELVNQVAEIKASHEDAARSHALLAEQASELERSNRDLEQFAYVASHDLQEPLRKVASFTQLLKKRYGGELDDRADQYIDFAVDGAKRMQRLIQDLLGFSRVGRTGSERVDVDLERELEGVLEDLSEKVAETGASITHDPLPVVVGERALLHQLLANLVGNALKFRDPDRPPAVHLGVLARDTHWEISVEDNGIGIDPQYAERVFVIFQRLHAKDVYEGTGIGLALCKRIVEYHGGRIWIEPREGGTTVRFTLAHAYVHAQVGYARSDHDGAEQ; from the coding sequence GTGACGCCCGCGGCGAGCGCGACGACCGGCGCGGAGCACGGCGGTCGGCATCGTGCCCCGACCCTGCGCCGCCGGCTCGGGTGGGCGCTCGTCGTCGCGGGCGTGATCCTCCTCGGTGTCCTCGCGACCTCGGCGATCGCGCTCTCGCGCGTGCTCACCATCCAGAGCGAGGTGACCGGGCCGTTCTTCGACGCGGTGACCGAGGCCGACGCCGCGTACGTGGGCCTGCTCGACGCCGAGGTCGCGGTCCGCGCGTTCGTCGCGACCGGCGACGACACCGCACTCGAGGCCTACACCCGCGCGGTGGGGACGGACGCCGAGGGCGTCGTGCCGGACCCCACCCTCGTCGACCGCCTCGGGTTCGACGCCGAGCTCGCGGCGCTGGCCGGGCAGTCCGACGCCTCGGTGCGGGCCTGGGTCGCCGACTACGCCGGGCCGGCCATCGCGACTACCGAGGACGACGGACCGGGGCGTGTGCGCGCCGTCGACCAGGCCCACGGCGCCGAGCTGTTCGCTGCCGCCCGGGCCGACACCGCGCGGTACGTCGACGCGCTCCGGGCCGAGCGCGTGGAGCGGCTCGACGCGCTCGACCGGTGGAGCCGGGCGCTCTTCGGGAGCGTCCTGGTCCTCGTCGGCTCGGCGCTCGCGGTCGGGATCATCCTCTGGGTGTGCCTCAAGCGCTGGGTGACCGAGCCGATGGCCGAGCTGGCGCACCGCGTGCGGCTCGTGAGCTCCGGGAGCCTCGACGAGCCGGTCGTGACCTCGGGCCCGGCGGAGATCGCGGACCTCGCCCAGGACGTCGAGCACATGCGCGTCGAGCTCGTGAACCAGGTCGCGGAGATCAAGGCGTCGCACGAGGACGCCGCCCGCTCGCACGCGCTCCTGGCCGAGCAGGCGAGCGAGCTCGAGCGGTCGAACCGCGACCTCGAGCAGTTCGCCTACGTCGCGTCCCACGACCTCCAGGAGCCGCTGCGCAAGGTCGCGAGCTTTACGCAGCTCCTCAAGAAGCGGTACGGCGGGGAGCTCGACGACCGCGCGGACCAGTACATCGACTTCGCGGTCGACGGCGCCAAGCGCATGCAACGGCTCATCCAGGACCTGCTCGGATTCTCGCGCGTCGGCCGGACGGGCAGCGAGCGCGTCGACGTGGACCTCGAGCGGGAGCTCGAGGGCGTGCTCGAGGACCTGTCCGAGAAGGTCGCGGAGACCGGGGCGAGCATCACGCACGACCCGCTGCCCGTCGTCGTCGGCGAGCGCGCGCTCCTGCACCAGCTGCTGGCCAACCTCGTCGGCAACGCGCTGAAGTTCCGCGACCCGGACCGGCCGCCGGCCGTGCACCTGGGGGTGCTCGCTCGCGACACGCACTGGGAGATCTCCGTCGAGGACAACGGGATCGGGATCGACCCGCAGTACGCGGAGCGCGTGTTCGTCATCTTCCAGCGCCTGCACGCCAAGGACGTGTACGAGGGCACCGGGATCGGCCTCGCGCTGTGCAAGCGCATCGTCGAGTACCACGGCGGCCGGATCTGGATCGAGCCGCGCGAGGGCGGGACGACGGTCCGCTTCACGCTCGCCCACGCGTACGTGCACGCGCAGGTCGGCTACGCTCGCTCCGACCACGACGGCGCGGAGCAGTGA
- a CDS encoding response regulator produces MSHGSKPIDVLLVEDDPGDVLMTREAFEDHKVTNRLSVVSDGVSALQFLRKEGEHAGAPTPDLILLDLNLPRMDGREVLAELKADEALRKIPVVVLTTSEAEEDVVRSYSLHANAYVTKPVDFDRFIDVVRQIDDFFVSVVRLPGR; encoded by the coding sequence ATGAGCCACGGCAGCAAGCCGATCGACGTCCTCCTGGTGGAGGACGACCCCGGCGACGTGCTCATGACGCGCGAGGCGTTCGAGGACCACAAGGTCACCAACCGCCTCTCGGTGGTCTCCGACGGGGTGAGCGCGCTGCAGTTCCTGCGCAAGGAGGGTGAGCACGCGGGCGCCCCGACGCCGGACCTGATCCTCCTCGACCTCAACCTGCCCCGGATGGACGGGCGCGAGGTCCTCGCCGAGCTCAAGGCGGACGAGGCGCTGCGCAAGATCCCGGTGGTCGTGCTGACCACGTCGGAGGCCGAGGAGGACGTCGTGCGCAGCTACTCGCTGCACGCCAACGCCTACGTGACCAAGCCGGTCGACTTCGACCGTTTCATCGACGTCGTCCGCCAGATCGACGACTTCTTCGTCTCGGTGGTGCGGCTGCCCGGTCGCTGA
- a CDS encoding proteasome assembly chaperone family protein, with the protein MLDPRGIYELDEQAVARLWPTPPEAGAGPVLLHAVAGFVDAGSAGEVAVDHLLEIGEVTRVVTFDVDRLLDYRSKRATMTFSTDRWSDYDEPHLVIDHVRDAEGTGFLLLHGAEPDVQWERVVAAVRDVVERLGVSLTVGFHGIPMGIPHTRPLSVTAHATRPELLGEHTSWFGTVKVPASLAALLELRLGRAEHDALGFTVHVPHYLAQSSYPPAAVVALEHVQRVTGLDLATSGLAEAVQDATTEVERQVRDSEEVAAVVRALEEQYDAFARSVGRTSLLAESAPIPTAEELGAEFERFLAQQSGD; encoded by the coding sequence ATGCTGGACCCTCGCGGGATCTACGAGCTCGACGAGCAGGCCGTGGCACGCCTGTGGCCCACGCCGCCCGAGGCGGGCGCGGGGCCTGTGCTGCTGCACGCCGTCGCGGGGTTCGTCGACGCGGGCAGCGCGGGCGAGGTCGCGGTCGACCACCTGCTGGAGATCGGCGAGGTCACCCGCGTGGTGACGTTCGACGTCGACCGGCTCCTCGACTACCGCTCCAAGCGGGCCACGATGACCTTCAGCACGGACCGCTGGTCCGACTACGACGAGCCGCACCTGGTGATCGACCACGTGCGCGACGCCGAGGGCACGGGGTTCCTGCTGCTGCACGGCGCCGAGCCGGACGTGCAGTGGGAGCGGGTGGTCGCCGCGGTGCGCGACGTCGTCGAGCGCCTCGGGGTGTCGCTCACGGTCGGCTTCCACGGCATCCCGATGGGCATCCCGCACACGCGTCCGCTCTCGGTCACGGCGCACGCGACCCGGCCGGAGCTGTTGGGGGAGCACACGTCGTGGTTCGGCACGGTGAAGGTCCCGGCCAGCCTCGCCGCCCTGCTGGAGCTGCGGCTCGGTCGGGCGGAGCACGACGCGCTCGGCTTCACGGTGCACGTGCCGCACTACCTGGCGCAGTCGTCGTACCCGCCCGCGGCGGTGGTCGCGCTCGAGCACGTGCAGCGGGTCACCGGTCTGGACCTCGCGACGAGCGGGCTCGCGGAGGCGGTGCAGGACGCGACGACCGAGGTCGAGCGTCAGGTGCGCGACTCCGAGGAGGTCGCCGCCGTCGTCCGAGCGCTCGAGGAGCAGTACGACGCGTTCGCGCGCTCCGTCGGGCGCACGAGCCTGCTCGCCGAGTCCGCGCCGATCCCGACGGCCGAGGAGCTCGGGGCCGAGTTCGAGCGCTTCCTCGCCCAGCAGTCGGGCGACTGA
- a CDS encoding cold-shock protein translates to MAQGSVKWFNAEKGYGFIAQDGGGADVFVHYSAIESNGYRTLDEAQRVEFEITQGPKGPQAEKVRPL, encoded by the coding sequence ATGGCGCAGGGTTCTGTGAAGTGGTTCAACGCCGAGAAGGGCTACGGCTTCATCGCGCAGGACGGCGGCGGTGCCGACGTCTTCGTGCACTACTCGGCGATCGAGTCGAACGGGTACCGCACGCTCGACGAGGCGCAGCGGGTCGAGTTCGAGATCACCCAGGGGCCGAAGGGCCCGCAGGCGGAGAAGGTTCGTCCGCTCTGA
- a CDS encoding spermidine synthase: protein MARRTSRRSSGSSAPPTPSRRRGGGGRGGAVGPELPTGPVPTSTGTAHVERDLDHPSAVTLYVNGVPSSYLDLDDPGMLAFEYMQQMAAVVNELAPGPLRALHLGAAGCSLPRWVEHTRPGSSQLGVDLDARLLELVRTWFDLPRAPRLRLRPDDARHTVAGLPAASYDVVVRDVFDGDRTPDHLATRGMADEVHRVLRPGGVYLVNCADRPPLTTARRETATLAAAFGEASYAEGRVAAIAEPAQLKGRRYGNVVLAAVRAGTGASTGAGTGADAPAPTLSSATLARAVRSLAVPARVVTGDELRAFVGTAPVLDDPEGEPTDGIAAGGS from the coding sequence ATGGCTCGCCGCACCTCCCGACGCTCCTCAGGGTCCTCCGCACCACCCACACCCTCCCGGCGCCGGGGCGGCGGCGGCCGCGGCGGGGCCGTCGGGCCCGAGCTGCCGACCGGTCCCGTGCCGACGTCGACGGGGACCGCGCACGTCGAGCGCGACCTCGACCACCCGTCGGCCGTCACGCTCTACGTCAACGGGGTCCCGAGCTCGTACCTCGACCTCGACGACCCCGGGATGCTCGCGTTCGAGTACATGCAGCAGATGGCGGCCGTCGTGAACGAGCTCGCCCCCGGGCCCCTGCGCGCCCTGCACCTCGGCGCGGCGGGGTGCAGCCTGCCGCGCTGGGTCGAGCACACCCGGCCGGGCTCGTCCCAGCTCGGCGTCGACCTCGACGCCCGCCTGCTCGAGCTGGTGCGCACGTGGTTCGACCTGCCGCGGGCCCCCCGCCTCCGGTTGCGCCCCGACGACGCGCGGCACACGGTGGCGGGCCTCCCCGCCGCCTCGTACGACGTCGTCGTGCGCGACGTGTTCGACGGCGACCGCACGCCCGACCACCTCGCGACCCGCGGCATGGCGGACGAGGTGCACCGCGTCCTGCGCCCGGGCGGCGTCTACCTCGTCAACTGTGCCGACCGGCCGCCGCTCACGACGGCGCGCCGCGAGACCGCGACCCTCGCGGCGGCGTTCGGGGAGGCGTCGTACGCCGAGGGCCGGGTGGCGGCGATCGCCGAGCCCGCGCAGCTCAAGGGCCGGCGCTACGGCAACGTCGTGCTGGCCGCGGTCCGGGCCGGCACGGGAGCCAGCACAGGAGCGGGCACAGGAGCCGACGCACCGGCACCGACCCTGTCGAGCGCGACGCTCGCTCGCGCGGTCCGCTCGCTCGCCGTCCCGGCACGCGTGGTCACGGGCGACGAGCTCCGCGCGTTCGTGGGCACCGCGCCGGTGCTCGACGATCCCGAGGGAGAGCCGACCGACGGCATCGCCGCGGGCGGGTCGTGA
- a CDS encoding SAV_6107 family HEPN domain-containing protein: protein MSNEAGARRAVAVPTEVRRLLDRADAELVAAALAQDAGERFVHAHLGALRAAAAVVALRARPVRRGRARSVWDQLADAEPSLAAWSGYFASGARVRAAVDSGRFDDVAPQRADELMACAEDFRDEVAMLVDPDAGFVRLPGLRTVAS, encoded by the coding sequence ATGTCGAACGAAGCAGGCGCGAGGAGGGCGGTCGCCGTCCCCACCGAGGTCCGTCGGCTGCTGGACCGCGCGGACGCGGAGCTCGTCGCGGCCGCGCTCGCGCAGGACGCGGGCGAGCGGTTCGTGCACGCCCACCTCGGAGCCCTGCGTGCCGCGGCGGCGGTCGTCGCGCTGCGTGCCCGGCCCGTGCGTCGTGGACGCGCGCGCTCGGTGTGGGACCAGCTCGCGGACGCCGAGCCGTCGCTCGCGGCGTGGTCCGGCTACTTCGCGAGCGGGGCGCGCGTGCGCGCCGCCGTCGACTCGGGTCGGTTCGACGACGTGGCGCCGCAACGGGCCGACGAGCTCATGGCGTGCGCCGAGGACTTCCGCGACGAGGTCGCGATGCTCGTCGACCCCGATGCCGGGTTCGTCCGGCTGCCCGGTCTGCGGACGGTGGCGTCGTGA
- a CDS encoding DNA polymerase IV: MSRGPRAVVRRDWGDDEEGCSILHVDMDAFFASVELARRPQLVGRPVIVGGAERGVVLAATYEARAFGVHSAMPMVTARRLCPQAIVVPPDHTRYYEVSRAVMAAIGEITALVEQVSVDEAFLDVSGARRRLGPPTRIAAELRRRVRAEHGITCSVGIATNKFVAKLASTHAKPDGVLLVPAAATVPFLRTLPVGALWGVGERTESALAQWGIRTVAELADTDVASLQTAVGKVAGAHLHDLAWGRDPRPVEPERSERSIGAETTFSHDLRDLAAVQARVLELADRCAGRLRHQGLVARTVSVKVRTSDFRTVTRARTLGAPTDVAREIYLVARELVASVDLRGLAVRLVGVRAEGLEPRAEAVVQPTLEEAVEETSAARRRVEEAVDAVRGRFGVRSIAMGPARARSTTTPADVDLS, translated from the coding sequence ATGAGCCGCGGGCCGCGCGCGGTCGTCCGCCGCGACTGGGGCGACGACGAGGAGGGCTGCTCGATCCTCCATGTCGACATGGACGCGTTCTTCGCGTCCGTCGAGCTCGCACGGCGTCCCCAGCTCGTGGGGCGACCGGTGATCGTCGGCGGCGCCGAACGGGGCGTCGTCCTCGCGGCGACGTACGAGGCCCGGGCGTTCGGCGTCCACTCGGCGATGCCGATGGTGACGGCGCGCCGCCTGTGCCCCCAGGCGATCGTCGTCCCGCCGGACCACACCCGCTACTACGAGGTCTCCCGCGCGGTCATGGCGGCGATCGGCGAGATCACCGCGCTCGTGGAGCAGGTGAGCGTCGACGAGGCCTTCCTCGACGTGAGCGGCGCGCGCCGGCGCCTCGGGCCTCCGACGCGGATCGCGGCCGAGCTCCGGCGTCGGGTGCGGGCCGAGCACGGCATCACCTGCTCGGTCGGGATCGCGACGAACAAGTTCGTCGCCAAGCTGGCCTCGACGCACGCCAAGCCCGACGGCGTGCTCCTCGTGCCGGCGGCCGCCACCGTCCCGTTCCTGCGCACGCTGCCCGTCGGCGCGCTGTGGGGCGTGGGGGAGCGGACCGAGAGCGCGCTCGCGCAGTGGGGCATCCGCACGGTCGCCGAGCTCGCCGACACGGACGTGGCGTCGCTCCAGACGGCGGTCGGCAAGGTCGCGGGCGCGCACCTGCACGACCTCGCGTGGGGGCGCGACCCCCGACCGGTCGAGCCGGAGCGGTCGGAGCGGAGCATCGGTGCCGAGACGACGTTCAGCCACGACCTGCGCGACCTCGCGGCGGTCCAGGCGCGTGTGCTGGAGCTCGCGGACCGGTGCGCCGGCCGGCTGCGCCACCAAGGTCTCGTCGCGCGCACCGTCAGCGTGAAGGTCCGGACGAGCGACTTCCGCACCGTGACCCGCGCGCGCACCCTGGGCGCCCCGACGGACGTCGCGCGCGAGATCTATCTGGTGGCTCGCGAGCTCGTCGCGAGCGTCGACCTGCGGGGCCTCGCCGTCCGGCTCGTGGGGGTCCGCGCCGAGGGTCTCGAGCCCCGCGCAGAGGCCGTCGTGCAGCCCACGCTCGAAGAAGCGGTCGAGGAGACGAGCGCGGCGAGGCGTCGGGTCGAGGAGGCCGTCGACGCCGTCCGTGGGCGGTTCGGGGTGAGATCCATCGCCATGGGCCCCGCCAGGGCCCGCTCGACTACCACCCCCGCGGATGTCGATCTATCCTGA
- a CDS encoding DUF3040 domain-containing protein has protein sequence MPLSEYEQRVLEQMERALTSDDPRLANTLQAPRRRSALRYVLAGVGVVGGLLLLVLGAALSQTWLGVIGFVLMFGGVVLVFQSPRSSRKGPVGTVEADGTVRPAAPSKPARKPFLSRLEERWDRRREQDGR, from the coding sequence ATGCCTCTGTCTGAGTACGAGCAGCGGGTCTTGGAGCAGATGGAGCGCGCGCTCACCTCGGACGACCCGCGGTTGGCGAACACGCTCCAGGCGCCACGACGACGTTCGGCGCTGCGCTATGTCCTGGCTGGGGTCGGCGTCGTCGGCGGCCTCCTCCTCCTCGTGCTGGGTGCTGCGCTCTCGCAGACCTGGCTCGGGGTGATCGGCTTCGTCCTCATGTTCGGGGGCGTCGTCCTGGTCTTCCAGTCTCCGCGCTCGTCGCGCAAGGGACCGGTGGGGACCGTCGAGGCGGACGGCACCGTCCGCCCGGCCGCGCCGAGCAAGCCGGCCCGCAAGCCGTTCCTCAGCCGACTGGAAGAGCGCTGGGACCGTCGGCGCGAGCAGGACGGTCGCTGA